A genomic region of Candidatus Pseudomonas phytovorans contains the following coding sequences:
- the gcl gene encoding glyoxylate carboligase encodes MSKMRAIDAAVLVMRREGVDTAFGIPGAAINPLYSALQKVGGIDHVLARHVEGASHMAEGYTRANPGNIGVCIGTSGPAGTDMVTGLYSAAADSIPILCITGQAPRARLHKEDFQAVDITSIVKPVTKWATTVLEPGQVPYAFQKAFYEMRTGRPGPVLIDLPFDVQMAEIEFDIEAYEPLPVHKPSATRIQAEKALALLNDAERPLIVSGGGVINADASDKLVEFAELTGVPVIPTLMGWGTIPDDHAQMVGMVGLQTSHRYGNATLLESDLVFGIGNRWANRHTGSVDVYTKGRKFVHVDIEPTQIGRVFTPDLGIVSDAGKALDMFLEVAREWKAAGKLKSRQAWLESCQQRKATLQRKTHFDNVPVKPQRVYEEMNQVFGKDTCYISTIGLSQIAGAQFLHVYKPRHWINCGQAGPLGWTIPAALGVVKADPSRQVVALSGDYDFQFMIEELAVGAQFNLPYVHVLVNNSYLGLIRQAQRGFEMDYCVQLAFENINAPELNGYGVDHVAVVEGLGCKAIRVFEPFEIAPALREAQRMAQEYRVPVVVEVILERVTNISMGTEIDAVNEFEELAVFASDAPTSIMPLSNS; translated from the coding sequence ATGTCCAAAATGAGAGCAATCGATGCCGCCGTCCTGGTGATGCGTCGCGAAGGAGTCGATACCGCTTTCGGCATTCCGGGTGCGGCCATCAACCCACTGTACTCGGCCCTGCAGAAAGTCGGTGGTATCGATCACGTGCTGGCACGCCACGTTGAAGGCGCCTCGCACATGGCCGAGGGCTACACCCGTGCCAACCCGGGCAACATCGGCGTGTGCATCGGCACCTCCGGCCCAGCCGGCACCGACATGGTCACCGGCCTGTACAGTGCCGCTGCCGACTCCATCCCTATTCTCTGCATTACCGGCCAAGCTCCACGTGCCCGCCTGCACAAGGAAGATTTCCAAGCCGTCGACATCACCAGCATCGTCAAGCCGGTGACCAAGTGGGCAACCACCGTTCTGGAACCAGGCCAAGTGCCTTACGCCTTCCAGAAAGCATTCTACGAGATGCGCACTGGCCGCCCAGGCCCTGTTCTGATCGACTTGCCGTTCGACGTACAGATGGCCGAAATCGAATTCGACATCGAAGCGTACGAGCCGCTGCCAGTACACAAGCCAAGTGCCACTCGCATTCAGGCTGAAAAAGCGCTCGCCCTGCTCAACGATGCTGAGCGTCCGCTGATCGTTTCCGGCGGTGGCGTTATCAATGCCGATGCCAGTGACAAGCTGGTCGAGTTCGCAGAGCTGACTGGCGTTCCGGTGATCCCGACCCTGATGGGCTGGGGCACTATCCCTGACGACCACGCACAGATGGTCGGCATGGTGGGGCTGCAGACTTCGCACCGCTATGGCAATGCCACCCTGTTGGAATCCGACCTCGTGTTTGGTATCGGTAACCGCTGGGCTAACCGCCATACTGGCTCTGTTGACGTCTACACCAAGGGCCGTAAATTCGTCCACGTCGACATTGAGCCGACTCAGATTGGCCGCGTCTTCACGCCTGACCTTGGCATCGTTTCCGATGCGGGCAAAGCACTGGACATGTTCCTCGAAGTCGCTCGCGAGTGGAAAGCAGCTGGCAAGCTGAAGTCCCGCCAGGCATGGCTGGAAAGCTGCCAGCAACGCAAAGCCACACTGCAGCGCAAGACGCATTTCGACAACGTGCCGGTCAAGCCTCAGCGCGTATACGAAGAGATGAACCAGGTATTCGGCAAAGACACCTGCTACATCAGCACCATTGGCCTTTCGCAGATCGCCGGTGCTCAATTCCTGCATGTGTACAAGCCGCGTCACTGGATCAACTGTGGTCAGGCGGGCCCGCTGGGCTGGACTATTCCGGCAGCGCTGGGCGTAGTTAAAGCTGACCCAAGTCGCCAAGTCGTCGCTCTGTCTGGTGACTACGACTTCCAGTTCATGATCGAGGAACTGGCAGTAGGCGCGCAGTTCAATCTGCCGTACGTCCACGTTTTGGTAAACAACTCGTACTTGGGGCTGATTCGTCAAGCACAGCGCGGCTTCGAGATGGACTACTGCGTTCAGCTGGCGTTCGAGAACATCAACGCACCAGAGCTCAATGGCTACGGCGTCGATCACGTCGCGGTAGTAGAGGGCTTGGGCTGTAAAGCGATTCGCGTGTTCGAGCCGTTTGAGATTGCCCCTGCTCTGAGAGAGGCACAACGCATGGCTCAAGAGTACCGCGTGCCGGTTGTAGTCGAAGTGATCCTGGAGCGGGTCACCAACATTTCCATGGGCACAGAGATCGATGCAGTCAACGAGTTCGAAGAGCTGGCGGTATTCGCTAGCGATGCACCGACTTCGATCATGCCGCTGAGCAATTCCTGA
- a CDS encoding DUF4392 domain-containing protein translates to MLKPDSAQYQRVAQTIDDFMKIDYTGVGLISKLYEALQKNQPGFCCMGAAERLVEAAKSHPDRPIAIATGFPEGGGVPETDGPIGAALLARAIFLGLGVMTVIVIDEDWVEMMMATCRGAGLAPRLLPESGKADYIEYLRPVYIKPVSKEKKACHQASDDLLNITQPSLLLSIERPGCNVNGLYHGLGGRPLDGMVGDLDYLFNTAKKQGLMTLAIGDGGNELGMGVIKKELPTFSPKAVDCGIPGRGGVGAVTAAEWLVISNISNWGATGIVAALSALLENPVVFHEPEIETRSTELCIAHGGVDGMFMGPEPAHDGIAMREYEGMVRALRGSVMRAMGHSINWKGDQGDWRQIK, encoded by the coding sequence ATGCTCAAGCCTGATAGCGCCCAATATCAACGGGTCGCGCAGACCATCGACGACTTCATGAAGATCGACTACACCGGCGTCGGTCTCATCTCCAAACTGTATGAAGCCCTGCAAAAAAATCAGCCAGGCTTCTGCTGCATGGGCGCCGCTGAGCGCCTCGTCGAAGCTGCCAAATCTCACCCGGATCGCCCGATTGCGATCGCAACCGGGTTCCCGGAAGGCGGTGGTGTCCCAGAGACCGATGGCCCTATCGGCGCGGCCTTGCTGGCCCGCGCTATTTTCCTGGGTCTAGGCGTGATGACCGTCATCGTTATCGATGAAGATTGGGTCGAGATGATGATGGCGACCTGTCGCGGCGCCGGCTTGGCCCCTCGCCTGCTGCCTGAGTCGGGTAAAGCCGATTACATCGAGTATCTGCGTCCGGTGTACATCAAACCGGTGTCGAAGGAGAAGAAAGCTTGCCATCAAGCCAGCGATGACCTTCTGAACATCACCCAACCTTCGCTCCTGCTTTCCATCGAGCGCCCAGGTTGCAACGTGAACGGCCTGTATCACGGCCTAGGTGGCCGCCCTCTGGACGGCATGGTCGGCGACCTGGATTACCTGTTCAACACGGCCAAAAAGCAAGGGCTTATGACCCTAGCTATCGGGGATGGCGGTAACGAACTGGGGATGGGTGTCATCAAGAAGGAGCTGCCTACCTTCTCACCTAAAGCAGTGGATTGCGGCATTCCAGGTCGTGGCGGCGTAGGTGCCGTTACAGCTGCAGAGTGGTTGGTGATCTCCAACATCTCGAACTGGGGTGCAACCGGCATCGTGGCAGCCCTTTCTGCTCTGCTGGAAAATCCGGTTGTGTTCCACGAACCAGAAATTGAAACCCGTAGCACCGAACTCTGCATCGCTCACGGCGGTGTTGATGGCATGTTCATGGGGCCTGAGCCGGCTCATGACGGCATCGCGATGCGCGAATACGAAGGGATGGTCAGAGCACTGCGCGGTAGCGTGATGCGTGCGATGGGCCACTCTATCAACTGGAAAGGCGACCAAGGCGACTGGAGACAAATCAAATGA
- a CDS encoding RidA family protein: MSYKTFTEALREFNLELPPVNPPRGSYVPAIKAGDFLFVAGQAPRLNGELKYSGRVGRDITIEEGREAAKLCALNIISHLANATGDDPSKVVSAVRLAGVVNCAEDFTAHSQVLDAASDLIAKVLGMAGQHARIATGASSLPSGMAVEIEAAFLLKD; encoded by the coding sequence ATGAGTTATAAAACCTTCACCGAAGCTCTGCGTGAGTTCAACTTGGAGCTGCCTCCAGTAAATCCGCCGCGTGGTAGCTACGTGCCTGCGATCAAAGCCGGCGACTTCCTCTTCGTTGCTGGCCAGGCTCCACGTTTGAACGGCGAGCTGAAATACTCTGGCCGAGTAGGCCGAGATATCACCATCGAGGAAGGTCGAGAGGCCGCCAAGCTTTGCGCCCTCAACATCATAAGCCATCTGGCAAATGCCACAGGTGATGACCCATCCAAAGTGGTGTCCGCTGTACGCTTGGCCGGTGTCGTGAACTGCGCGGAAGACTTCACGGCACATTCGCAGGTGCTGGATGCGGCCTCTGATCTGATTGCCAAAGTACTGGGCATGGCCGGCCAGCATGCGCGTATAGCAACTGGCGCATCTTCGTTGCCTTCGGGCATGGCGGTCGAGATTGAGGCCGCGTTCCTGCTCAAGGATTAA
- a CDS encoding threonine/serine dehydratase, with product MSSIENSDRPLPPTLKDIEEAAIRIQDYAARTPLLESPELNELVGGRLLFKPEVLQRTASFKFRGACNRLLQLSAKQQRAGVVAFSSGNHALATSAVARILSIPATIIMPSDAPQAKIKGARANGATVILYDRQKDDREAIGAEIANRTGATMVPPYNDPFIIAGQGTVGLEIMQDLEEMGIEADSVLAACSGGGLIAGLATAVRTKNERTQVYAVEPAGFDELARSLASGKRESNAPGAKSICDALQVVTPGDLTFDINQRLLAGSLVVTDDEVRKAMRVAYNKLKLVLEPGGAVGLAAVLEGRIETRNRTTVVVLSGGNVDPELYAEIITAD from the coding sequence ATGTCCAGTATTGAAAACAGCGACCGACCGCTTCCTCCCACATTGAAAGACATCGAGGAAGCCGCAATCAGGATTCAAGATTACGCGGCGCGAACGCCCCTGCTGGAAAGTCCAGAGCTGAACGAGCTGGTGGGCGGTCGGCTGCTGTTCAAGCCTGAGGTTCTGCAACGCACTGCATCCTTCAAGTTCCGTGGAGCGTGCAACCGTTTGCTTCAGTTGTCCGCAAAGCAACAACGCGCAGGGGTGGTTGCCTTCTCTTCAGGTAACCACGCTCTTGCGACGTCGGCGGTTGCTCGTATCCTGAGCATCCCCGCGACGATCATCATGCCGTCTGATGCTCCACAAGCCAAGATCAAAGGTGCACGGGCCAATGGCGCAACTGTCATTCTCTACGACCGCCAGAAGGACGACCGTGAAGCCATCGGCGCCGAAATTGCTAACCGCACCGGCGCAACCATGGTTCCTCCCTACAACGACCCATTCATCATCGCCGGCCAAGGCACTGTGGGCCTGGAGATCATGCAAGATCTCGAAGAGATGGGCATCGAGGCCGACAGCGTTCTCGCCGCTTGCAGCGGTGGCGGCCTAATCGCGGGTTTGGCTACCGCTGTTCGTACCAAAAACGAGCGCACGCAGGTTTACGCAGTTGAACCAGCAGGGTTCGATGAGCTGGCTCGCTCGTTGGCAAGCGGCAAGCGCGAAAGCAACGCGCCAGGTGCGAAATCTATCTGTGATGCCCTGCAGGTGGTAACCCCAGGTGACCTCACGTTCGACATAAACCAACGCCTGCTTGCCGGCAGCTTGGTCGTCACCGATGACGAAGTCCGTAAAGCGATGCGGGTTGCATATAACAAGTTGAAGCTCGTCTTGGAACCAGGCGGGGCCGTAGGTCTGGCCGCCGTTCTTGAAGGGCGTATTGAAACCCGCAACCGTACAACCGTAGTCGTGCTGAGCGGCGGCAACGTAGACCCCGAGCTTTACGCAGAAATCATCACTGCCGACTAA
- a CDS encoding thiamine pyrophosphate-dependent dehydrogenase E1 component subunit alpha, whose amino-acid sequence MFSPHLPRERLLEAYRAMQTIRSFEERVINEMGTGDIPGSTHLYAGQEASAVGVCMHLTDEDYISSTHRGHGHCIAKGCDINAMMAELFGRVTGTCGGKGGSQHIADLRKGMLGANGIVAGGAPITCGAALSLKLQKTDRVAIAFAGDGAMNEGAMAESLNLAKIWMLPIIFVIEDNGFGEATANEFVSAGSFTRRAQGYDIPATEVDGTDVFKVYTIAGEAIARARAGGGPSLLHISVPRYYGHYSGDPDTYRTPEEKKIMRQEQDCLIKFRDKVATESLVDVAALDEIDAEVTAAVNESVAFARASEFPPLSALTTDVYVKYL is encoded by the coding sequence ATGTTCTCGCCGCATTTGCCCCGCGAGCGTTTGCTTGAAGCCTACCGCGCTATGCAAACGATCCGTAGCTTCGAAGAGCGTGTGATTAACGAGATGGGTACCGGTGATATCCCCGGCAGCACTCACCTCTATGCTGGCCAGGAGGCAAGTGCAGTTGGCGTATGCATGCACCTCACGGATGAAGACTACATCTCGTCGACGCATCGTGGTCACGGCCACTGTATCGCCAAAGGTTGCGATATCAACGCGATGATGGCCGAGTTGTTCGGTCGAGTAACCGGGACTTGCGGTGGCAAAGGTGGCTCCCAGCACATCGCCGATCTGCGCAAGGGCATGCTGGGTGCAAACGGTATCGTTGCCGGCGGCGCACCGATCACCTGCGGTGCAGCGTTGAGTTTGAAACTGCAGAAAACTGATCGTGTTGCGATCGCCTTCGCGGGCGACGGCGCCATGAACGAAGGGGCTATGGCTGAGAGCCTCAACCTCGCAAAAATCTGGATGCTGCCGATCATCTTCGTGATCGAAGATAATGGTTTTGGTGAAGCGACCGCTAACGAGTTCGTTTCCGCTGGTAGCTTTACCCGACGTGCCCAAGGTTATGACATCCCAGCTACCGAAGTAGATGGCACCGACGTCTTCAAGGTCTACACAATCGCCGGTGAGGCTATTGCTCGCGCCCGTGCTGGTGGTGGCCCGTCCCTGCTTCACATCAGTGTTCCTCGTTATTACGGTCACTACAGCGGTGACCCGGACACTTACCGTACGCCGGAAGAGAAGAAGATCATGCGTCAGGAACAAGACTGCCTGATCAAGTTCCGCGATAAGGTCGCTACTGAGTCCCTGGTGGACGTAGCTGCTCTGGACGAGATTGACGCAGAGGTGACAGCGGCTGTTAACGAATCCGTGGCGTTTGCACGCGCTTCCGAGTTCCCACCGCTTTCTGCTCTCACCACCGACGTCTACGTGAAGTATCTGTAA
- the hyi gene encoding hydroxypyruvate isomerase encodes MPRLAANLSMLFTEHDFLARFGAAANAGFAGVEYLFPYDFPAEQIWQQLEKHGLTQVLFNLPAGDWANGERGIACHPDRVDEFRAGVDNALAYAKVLGNRQINCLAGIAPQGIDPELLEMTFINNLKYAADKLKAAGIRLVMEMINTRDIPGFYLNTTKQALDIRSKVQSDNLYLQYDIYHMQIMEGDLASTMEANLNVINHIQLADNPGRNEPGTGEINYRFLFEHLDRIGYQGWVGAEYKPLTTTEAGLSWLKTHNVI; translated from the coding sequence ATGCCACGTTTAGCAGCCAACCTTTCTATGCTGTTCACCGAGCATGATTTCCTTGCACGCTTCGGTGCTGCAGCCAATGCCGGCTTTGCCGGCGTTGAATACCTGTTCCCGTACGACTTCCCTGCGGAGCAAATCTGGCAGCAGCTGGAAAAGCACGGGCTTACGCAGGTGCTCTTTAATCTGCCAGCAGGCGATTGGGCCAACGGTGAGCGAGGTATCGCTTGCCATCCTGATCGCGTTGACGAGTTCCGTGCCGGTGTGGACAACGCCCTCGCGTACGCCAAGGTTCTCGGCAACCGCCAAATCAACTGCTTGGCGGGAATCGCGCCACAGGGCATTGACCCTGAGTTGTTGGAGATGACCTTCATCAACAACCTGAAGTATGCCGCTGACAAGCTGAAGGCAGCTGGCATCCGCCTGGTGATGGAGATGATCAATACCCGAGACATTCCGGGCTTCTATCTCAACACAACCAAACAAGCGCTCGACATCCGTAGCAAAGTGCAGAGTGACAATCTGTACCTACAGTACGACATCTATCACATGCAGATTATGGAAGGCGATCTGGCAAGCACGATGGAAGCTAACTTGAACGTGATCAACCACATTCAATTGGCTGACAACCCGGGTCGCAATGAACCCGGTACCGGTGAGATCAACTATCGCTTCCTGTTCGAACACTTGGATCGAATCGGCTATCAGGGATGGGTAGGTGCAGAGTACAAGCCGCTGACCACCACCGAGGCAGGCCTAAGCTGGCTGAAAACCCATAACGTGATTTGA
- a CDS encoding LysR family transcriptional regulator, whose product MARLTELQSFIQIAQKGSFAAAALSEGVTPAMLGRRLDSLEKRLGVKLMHRSTRGLHLTELGEQLLERAKDLVREFDEMEASISNSAKLVSGNLLVSAPAAFGRLHVAPHALGFHQNFPNLKLSFNLTDSLVDLVGEGYDLSIRIGWVTDPNYVAIKLFSNRRVVCGTPEYFEKHGKPTRLEQLVDHNCLAFTSQGGQPRGWTFQRDGKQIAMRVSGSMACNDGELLFSWMRQGLGIGWRSTWEIHRELESGELITVLDEFALPDYDIQAVYPQQRFLPAKVRHFIDYLKEVYQKPDYWL is encoded by the coding sequence ATGGCACGTCTCACTGAGCTCCAAAGCTTCATTCAAATTGCGCAGAAGGGGAGCTTTGCGGCTGCTGCGTTGAGTGAGGGTGTAACGCCGGCGATGCTCGGTAGGCGGCTCGACTCCCTGGAAAAGCGCTTGGGCGTGAAACTGATGCATCGTTCAACCCGTGGCTTGCATTTGACAGAGCTGGGTGAGCAGCTATTGGAGCGTGCCAAGGATCTAGTGCGTGAATTTGATGAGATGGAAGCGAGCATCAGCAACAGCGCGAAACTGGTCAGCGGCAATCTCCTGGTTTCTGCCCCCGCTGCATTTGGTCGGCTGCACGTTGCTCCCCATGCGCTCGGGTTCCACCAGAATTTCCCCAACCTGAAATTGTCGTTCAACCTGACAGACAGCCTGGTCGACCTGGTAGGCGAAGGTTACGACCTGAGCATCCGGATCGGTTGGGTAACCGACCCGAACTACGTAGCGATCAAACTCTTCTCCAATCGCAGGGTGGTCTGCGGCACGCCGGAGTATTTCGAGAAGCACGGCAAGCCAACCCGCTTGGAGCAGTTGGTCGATCACAACTGCTTAGCCTTTACCTCGCAAGGTGGACAACCACGCGGCTGGACATTCCAGCGAGACGGTAAACAGATAGCGATGAGGGTAAGCGGAAGCATGGCCTGCAATGATGGCGAGCTGCTTTTCTCGTGGATGAGGCAGGGACTGGGGATCGGTTGGCGATCTACCTGGGAGATACATCGCGAATTGGAGAGTGGGGAACTCATAACGGTGCTGGATGAGTTTGCGTTGCCTGACTACGACATTCAGGCCGTGTATCCACAGCAACGCTTCCTTCCTGCCAAGGTGCGTCACTTCATCGATTACCTGAAAGAGGTCTATCAGAAGCCAGATTACTGGCTGTGA
- a CDS encoding LysR family transcriptional regulator, with protein sequence MNTKLLETFVELARTPHLRKLAERLHATPSALSMRMKNLEEQLGVELFTSDNKMLSLTEEGRRLLPFAEAAISALQDFLGAASQLSDIGGVVRVGLIEAAVYTLLPELVKRTKADLPNVNVTWVVGLTADLIEQLNRGELDLVLSLDKQPQNPYAVAEQLLTLSTKWVGKAGIASDLADESFIFSHQILTPMSNTTPSDDAARTVQKLAFKYGISPTTIQLSCSPSISALITLIRNGIGIGVLPAILVKEHLASAELEILPVTAPPPMIIHRWHLTNAGPATLRVADLASTVAADLEAGRRESL encoded by the coding sequence ATGAATACGAAGCTTCTTGAGACGTTTGTAGAACTGGCTCGCACGCCGCATTTGAGAAAACTCGCCGAGCGTCTACATGCCACGCCTTCAGCGTTGTCCATGAGGATGAAAAACCTGGAGGAGCAATTAGGGGTCGAGCTTTTCACCTCTGATAATAAAATGCTCTCACTGACCGAGGAGGGGAGGCGTCTATTGCCGTTTGCAGAAGCTGCGATATCGGCGCTGCAGGACTTTTTGGGCGCGGCTTCACAGTTGTCCGACATCGGCGGTGTGGTGCGGGTAGGGCTAATCGAGGCAGCTGTCTACACGTTGCTTCCCGAGCTCGTGAAGCGCACTAAAGCTGATCTCCCGAATGTCAACGTGACATGGGTGGTTGGGTTAACAGCAGATCTGATCGAGCAACTCAATCGAGGAGAGCTTGATCTGGTGCTTTCCTTGGACAAGCAGCCTCAAAACCCCTACGCGGTGGCGGAGCAACTGCTAACGCTTTCTACCAAGTGGGTCGGCAAGGCGGGTATTGCGAGCGATTTAGCTGACGAGTCGTTCATATTTTCGCACCAAATCTTAACGCCGATGAGCAATACGACGCCTTCTGACGACGCTGCTCGAACGGTACAGAAGCTCGCGTTCAAGTACGGGATTAGCCCTACCACCATCCAGCTGTCCTGCTCACCATCGATATCTGCGCTTATCACGTTGATTCGTAACGGAATCGGCATTGGTGTACTCCCTGCCATCTTGGTAAAAGAGCACCTAGCGAGCGCTGAGTTGGAGATCCTTCCGGTGACCGCGCCTCCCCCCATGATTATTCATCGATGGCACCTCACCAACGCAGGCCCGGCAACCCTGCGGGTTGCAGATCTGGCCTCAACCGTCGCTGCCGACCTGGAGGCGGGGCGGCGCGAGAGCTTGTGA
- a CDS encoding LysR family transcriptional regulator → MIDLRSLQTFYAVAQLGGFHKAADKLHTSQPAVSARIAQLERQLNGRLFERDKRGCFLTAQGRELLTYAERMIALESEMVEAVAGRKGLSGSVSLGASDTIVHTWLSDLLKQLSLEYPEITMDVVVDSTANMTTGLADCTLDVALLMGPVNIGNAENLPLCSYPMSWIKSPNLDLGDKPLTLEEIASYPVITYARNTRPYWQLKDMFDRKGLHKVRLFSNSSLSSIVKMTIDGIGIAAIPEHAVFDELASGKLHTVASTHEMPVMSFTASFIERADMPLNRMVAQLAQKVAAEYWRV, encoded by the coding sequence ATGATCGATCTACGAAGCCTTCAAACCTTCTACGCGGTTGCGCAGCTAGGCGGTTTTCACAAAGCGGCAGACAAGCTCCATACCTCCCAACCAGCAGTGTCAGCGCGGATTGCACAGCTCGAACGCCAACTCAATGGTCGATTGTTCGAACGGGACAAGCGGGGATGCTTCCTCACAGCTCAAGGGCGCGAGCTGCTCACGTACGCAGAACGCATGATTGCGCTTGAGAGCGAAATGGTCGAAGCGGTCGCAGGTCGTAAAGGGCTAAGTGGCAGCGTTAGCTTGGGAGCCTCCGACACCATTGTTCATACCTGGCTTTCCGACCTGCTCAAGCAGCTGAGCCTGGAATACCCCGAGATCACCATGGACGTCGTCGTGGACAGCACGGCCAACATGACGACTGGACTCGCAGACTGCACCCTGGACGTCGCCTTACTGATGGGCCCAGTGAACATCGGCAACGCCGAGAATCTGCCGCTGTGTAGCTATCCGATGAGCTGGATCAAGTCACCCAACCTAGACCTGGGGGACAAACCACTAACTCTGGAAGAAATCGCATCGTATCCAGTCATCACCTACGCGAGAAACACTCGACCGTACTGGCAGCTGAAGGACATGTTCGACCGAAAAGGGCTTCATAAGGTACGACTTTTCTCGAACTCGTCGCTTTCTTCGATCGTAAAAATGACGATTGACGGCATCGGCATCGCAGCCATCCCAGAGCATGCCGTGTTTGATGAGCTCGCTAGCGGTAAGCTTCACACTGTAGCTTCAACCCATGAGATGCCAGTGATGTCATTCACTGCGAGCTTTATCGAGCGAGCAGATATGCCTCTCAACAGGATGGTTGCGCAGCTTGCACAGAAGGTAGCAGCGGAATACTGGCGAGTATAA
- a CDS encoding APC family permease gives MSIDASESVGDAAVSQKKLSGNMGALSLAMTVLAFSAPLTTVAGYIPVSLGFGGVASPLLFVLVAAVMLLFGIGYIALNNMVRRSGDFYSFITYGLGKSAGLGAGLTAAVSYFVLLAGITSYFGVACSDFHRSLTGTAFPWYYYSLTCWAVVGILGYLHVELSAKVLLWVMLSEIVVCLGFAFGVLSVGGDTGMAASAPFSPSELSKEGVNIPFAMLFAVSFFMGFEATALYRDEVRDPDKTIRRATYGSIIFIGAMYTICAYALVTAYGDSVQQVATESPATMFSLAFSKYIDGRFQVIVTILVLTSAFASSLSTHNVLSRYLFNLGNDRALPKFLGNIHVKHSSPFAASMSVSTMVLCVLMPFIIIGAKPELLYGQLSGVGTSGVIILMAVVNLSALTWFVRKGRHDGASFAKAFLAPIISGAFFVGLVTLVAYHFDLLVGGEPGERTWMLLCLIGVLIAGMGLAQYFKVARPEVYERLGRNPAA, from the coding sequence ATGAGTATTGATGCTTCCGAAAGCGTCGGAGACGCTGCAGTCAGTCAGAAGAAATTGTCGGGTAACATGGGTGCGCTGAGTTTGGCTATGACTGTTCTGGCTTTCTCTGCACCACTTACTACAGTTGCGGGTTACATTCCGGTTTCTCTAGGCTTCGGAGGTGTGGCGAGCCCGCTTCTGTTTGTGCTGGTGGCTGCGGTCATGCTCTTGTTTGGTATAGGGTATATTGCGCTCAATAATATGGTTCGTAGGTCGGGTGATTTTTATTCATTTATTACTTACGGCTTGGGTAAGTCAGCTGGTCTTGGAGCAGGTTTAACAGCTGCGGTATCTTATTTTGTCCTTCTTGCAGGTATTACTTCTTACTTTGGCGTTGCATGCTCAGATTTCCACAGAAGCCTGACCGGGACAGCTTTCCCTTGGTATTATTATTCGTTAACCTGCTGGGCTGTCGTGGGTATCCTAGGCTATCTCCATGTGGAGCTTTCGGCCAAGGTTTTGCTTTGGGTTATGTTGTCTGAAATTGTGGTCTGCTTGGGTTTCGCGTTCGGTGTATTGAGTGTAGGTGGCGACACGGGTATGGCTGCATCGGCTCCCTTTTCACCGAGCGAGCTTTCCAAAGAAGGTGTGAATATTCCTTTTGCGATGCTGTTCGCTGTGTCGTTCTTCATGGGCTTTGAGGCGACCGCGCTGTACCGAGATGAAGTTCGAGATCCAGACAAAACCATCCGTCGCGCTACCTATGGCTCGATTATCTTCATCGGTGCGATGTACACCATCTGTGCTTATGCGTTGGTCACTGCATACGGGGATAGTGTGCAGCAAGTAGCCACCGAGTCTCCAGCCACTATGTTCTCACTGGCATTCAGCAAATACATTGATGGGCGATTCCAGGTAATCGTGACCATCCTGGTGCTGACCTCTGCCTTTGCCTCTTCTCTCTCTACCCATAACGTGCTTTCGCGTTACCTCTTCAACCTGGGTAATGATCGTGCGCTGCCGAAATTCCTTGGCAACATCCATGTGAAGCATTCCTCTCCGTTTGCAGCTTCGATGAGCGTGTCAACGATGGTACTTTGTGTTCTCATGCCGTTCATTATCATTGGTGCTAAGCCTGAGCTTCTCTACGGCCAACTCTCCGGAGTGGGTACCTCGGGTGTGATCATCCTGATGGCTGTGGTCAATCTCTCTGCTCTGACTTGGTTTGTGCGCAAAGGGCGTCACGATGGTGCCAGCTTTGCAAAGGCCTTCCTGGCCCCGATCATTTCGGGGGCCTTCTTCGTTGGCTTGGTGACTCTGGTGGCCTACCACTTTGACCTCTTGGTGGGCGGAGAGCCTGGTGAGCGCACGTGGATGCTGCTTTGCTTGATAGGGGTTCTTATTGCTGGTATGGGGCTGGCTCAATACTTCAAGGTCGCACGCCCTGAAGTGTATGAGCGATTGGGACGAAACCCGGCAGCTTGA